The region TGCTCTTTATTCGGTTTATTCGCAAGAAAACTCGTCGTACTCGATCTCCTCGCGGGTTCTATCAACTTCTCGTGCCTCGGAGACTTATCCGCTAATAATTAAACTACGGACGTTCACGCGTGTTAAATATGTAAAAAGCATTTGACATTTATGCACATGAAATATCGGACTAGCGTCCAACTATACACGAtgggacagagagagagagattattttatttttatctttgtcGGCCTACTTAACGCGAAGGTAAAAATTGTAATGGGATCTTTAGCGAGGATCGATGAATGGAGAAGTTATAATAGGAATACCGTCCAACTATAAAGAAAGACAGCGACCACAAGGAAACGACGAATCTAGACTTTCTACTCGTGTAACGAATTTCAATCTCGTAATTCGATATTTTTAACGGCGAAGTACGACAAAATTTGTATACCGTGTACGTCACTGTCGTTTAAAGCGTAAATTAGAATTCAATTATTCCTTCGACCACCGACACCCACGAGGTTCGATCAGTTTTCGTTTGCGAATAAATATATGACGTTCCTAGATGATATCACGAATTCGAACGAGGCCGTTCAACCAAATAACATTCGCTTAACGTTCCACGATTTCTCTCAATTTCAGCTCCTGAAATTCTCCACTACGAGCCGATCACGTTAGCCGCCGATATGTGGTAGGTAAACGACGAAGAACACTGTCGGGAAATTTTCTGAAAAGAATGGCCTACAGATGAATCCGTGAAAGATAGTAATCTTGGTCTTTTTTCCCAGAAAGTTTCCCAATTATGTAATTCTCCGATCATATTCGAATAACATTACTCGATTGAAGGTCCGTGGGTGTAACGACATACGTTCTTTTAACCGGATTTTCTCCATTCGGCGGTGAAACCGATCAAGAAACGTTTCAAAACATCTCTCTAGGCGAAGTAGATTTTCCCGAAGAATTGTTCGGCGACATCTCGGCGCAGGCGAAAGATTTCGTCGCGAAGCTTTTGGTGCTGGACCCGAGGTGAGTTACGAAACATAAAAGCAATCGAAAAGATGGCTAACAGGACGATACAAGCGCGAGAAACGTCGATCCGATCCTTCGATCTACGGACGTACGCGATTTCTTGCTTCGAACCTTGATCAAATATTTAAAGCCTTcctgtttattaaaatattaacgaTTATTCGATTATCAACGGTACTTATTGTTAGTCGCGTCCCTATTCGAGAAAGAGATACGTAGATATTAAGATAAAACCACTGTCTTATATTTTAGCGCACGAATGACCGCGAAACAATGCCTGCGTCACGATTGGCTACGCGGCGCGCCCACGCAGGCGTCGCCACATCTCCGAAGATACCTGTCGAAGTCGAGAGAAGTGCTTCTGGAGCGGGTTGTCAGTCGCGAGAACCTGCGAAGAGCGGCGCTTTTGAGCCAGGCGAGCAGTCAGGCGAATCTATCGAGCGACGTTCAGGACGCGAATCATTCCGATCAGAGCTTGCAAGACTGTTTGCTAAGTCAAAGCGAGATGTGCCTGAGTCACCGTCTCACAGGAAGCCGATCTAGTCTCGAGGGTAGCGAAGATTTCCCAAGTCCAGCCGATTCTAGAACGAGTCTCAACTCTTCCAGAACGAATCTTAGCTGCACCAGCCAGAGTTGCTTGCTGAACAAAGAACAGACCCAGGGTTTGCTCAGTCGAGCGCAAAGTCGGTCACAAGCGAACTTAAATCACGGTCTTAGTCGAGGACTTTTGTCTAGAATACGAAGCCTAAATCGAATCCAGTCACAGGCGTGTTTGCTCAATGAAAACTCTTCCGCAACCTCGGCTTCTTTACAACCGCGGATGGCGATAAATCCTGTGATGAACAAGTCGCGGGAGAAACTGTACGGGCTGAGATCGTTGTCCAAGTCTCAAGGAGTTTTGGACATCTACAGAAGCCTCGAGTGTCTTAGACGGAGAAGGAAGAGCTACCAACGAGCCAAAACGGAGGACGTGGTACCCATTTTCAAACGATTAGGTGCTGAAATCGATACGTCCAACGTATCGGACACGTCGATCGAAACCACGTGCGACACTGCAGAACACCGATCCCACGACGATGTTTCCAGTTCAACGGAGACGAAAAAACATTTGGATGGAGAGAGCAAAGAATCTTCGCAGAAGATCGCGACAGAATCAGGAGTCGTGGTGCGAGTTAACAATCGATCGAGAAAAACCGAGCTGCAAGAAGAAGTCGTCAAAGATCTGCAAGCATCGAGGGAACAAGCTTTCGAGTCTGAAGAGAATTTCGATTCGTTGAAGTCGATCGAATCGGATACGTTGACCGAAGATTCGGACGAAACACCGGTGAATCGCGATAACGAATCGAATCTGGTGGCCGGAAAACGACCCTGTCAACGACAACATTCCGACGTATCGAGTCACTCCAACAATTCCGGCACGTCGGACGACAAAGAGGACCGATCGACCGAGTCCGAAAATGAGGAGCCAAAGTACACCGTGGCGCAGCTCGTATCCGCGTTTAACAAGCACCAGGAAGTCGCCTCGAGGTCGAGTTTGGAAGCGATAATGACCGAGAAAAGAGTGAACGAAGTCACTTTTCCTACCGGCACAAAAGCTCTGAGGTTATTCATTCCGGATATCAACATCAGCGAAAGCAAGATCGTTAGACGGAAAACGAGTTACAAGCCGCGGAAGAATTGGGAGGAGTTGAGAAAGAAAAGCGAGAAAGACGAGGGGATATTGAAGAACTTCGTCGATTCGGGTAACGAGGACGAAAACGAGGATAACGACGTCGCTTCCGATTCTAAAAACGATAGGAAACCGGATAGCAAAACTGTGGAGGATGGAAAGGACAAAGAGCAGGTTGAATCGTCTTCCGAACAGTGGTCGAGTCCATCGTCGATTGGTATCAACGAAGACTATATCTTCGAAGAAGCCACGGTTCAAGACAATGTCGATACAACAATAGACGAAAAATACAAGCAATGCGTGAAGGGAGCCAGGTCGATCACGATGGAACAATTGAGCGACAAAACTCAGAGGACGATCGCTAATCCTCGTCAGAAAGAAAGGCTACCAAATTATATCTACCCAGAAGTCGCGTGCCATATCAAAGACGATTCTCAGGACTCGACTAGGAAAACAACTTCTGTATCCGTGAACGGTAAAACGAATTCGAAGGTGCAAAAATCGGATCGAACGAAACCGCTGTACAATACAGAGTGCGCGAACGTGAATTTGAAAGACATCTTGCAACGGGTAGACAGCTTTCAGAATAATCCGAGGGAGAACTTGGAAAATTTAAGAAAAAGGACGTCCATCGCGAAGGTAATCTTGAACGACAATCAGGATAAAAACGAGGGAGAAAATAGATCGAGTACTCGAGCTCGAAGCGAGCCACCTTTGAATTTGAGTCCCAAGGAGGAGGATCATAAGATGAAATTGGTTGTACCACCGTCTTTCGCGAGATCCTCGTCTTTGTCCAGCGAAAGCAGTTGCCCTACTCCTTCTAGCGTGCACTCGGATGCGAACACTTCTTGGGAAGACGTTCAACGTGGTACAGCAGGATCTAACGCGTCCTTGGAGAAAGAAGATCCCAGCAAAATCCAGAGAAGGCACGAGATTCAGAGAACTTCGAGCGAGGGAAGGAACAAGCAGTGCGCAGATGACAAAAGGCTTTGGGGTAGAGTTTGTACGGGTTCTTACAGCAGAGCAATGGAGAAGTTTAGCAAAAACAATGACGCGAACAAGAAACCTATTAACCAGCTAAACGGATCGCAACAAAATGGAAAGATTAGGAGGAAAAGCAGTCCTGCCATGCCCCAATACATCAACCCGTAGAAATACACTTCCCTTCCACGAAGACTGATTATAGAACTTGGCCTTGCTCGATATTACGGTGACTCAAGCCGGAAGATCGAACAGCTGAACACTTCTTTTCGCGAACTCTTTGACCGAGTTCGTTTGACAGAAACGAGACGATCGATTTAACGATCTTCAAGCCTTGGCAAACGTTGGTGAAACAATACCGTAAGACTTAACTAAGTAACGTAGCTACGTTGGTCATGTTCGAGTGGACCAAACCGGCGGATAAATAATCTACAAGCGTGTGTCATCAAATAGTCGAACGACAAACCTGTCATTAACATCCCATCTGGGCGTCGTGTGGTCAAACAAGGCGATCGAACGTGATTGATCGTCATAGCCTTATCCTTGACTTAATCTCCATATCGAGCGACCTTCGAGAACTACTTTTTTCGAAGTGCGTAGTATCGATGGACACGTGGGTACCAAGAAAACGAAGCAACTAATTTCGTCTGGAAATATGGTACCGATAAAAACGAGAGGAAAGGAAACATCGATAATGTCTTCTTGTAGCTTAACTCACATTGCGAGGAACGTTGCGACAATGTACGGCGTGCGAGAAACGCGAATCTTGCGTTCAAAGAAATTGCTCACTCACGAGAGATTATCTTTTTACGATACATCTTTGCCTCTACTAATTATCTCTGTTACCTCTGTTGCCCATCGAAGCTTTAGATAGTAGCAATCAGGATTCAATTGGTGCGCCGAAAATAATAACTCAATTATATCGTAGTAGCTAGCGTCTTCTTAAAGCCGGTCTAATAGTGTATTTCATTTAGATTCTAAACGACTCGTTCAATTTTGTATCGAAGATATCGCAATAAAGACTCCTTGCCGTTAAATGTCACGCGTTATTTGCCTTGGAAAGAAACGGAGCCAATTGTAGTCTCAGAAAGCTTTCACGAGAAAATCCAATTAATACCTCTCAATTCCTACGAATACCAGTTTGATCTTCAGGAGAAGACCTCCAGCATCTTACGTCAATGTTTCACAAACAAAAAAGATTGGGAAACACTGTCATACAGCCTTATATAGGCGACTTGTATAGGTAGGAAAAGAAATTTGAGGTAAGCAAAAATTTGCTAAAATTAAatcttattataatataaaaacaaTTGGCAACGCCACTGCAGTTCACATATTATCAGCAATAATATAATATCTTAATATACACAAAATAATCGCAATTTTCAGTCATCAATGTTTATTCCCATCGACTCTTTCTcactctcttcctttctcctcCGATATTCGTATTTTGTACATCCTGAGTCTTTGATTGTTCCGTATTTGGTTTCGGAGGTACAGGTGGTGGTGGGGGCATTATCACCGAAGGCCGCGTAATAGTTTGTTCCCACGTATGATCCGACGACGCCCGAAACTAAAAATCAATTAAATTCCCACATATCACATATATTATCCCAAATCCTACACATTATAGCGGTGTTTGTTTAAATTCTAAGAAAGTCGTTTCGTCTAAATTTAAATGATTCAACCTCATCACTTCTTACTACTCACAAGGAACGCTATTCGATCGATGATGTGTTGTTATTTATATGATCGTAACGAAATAGGACTTACCTGAGAATTGTACTGACTACGGAAAGCAGCTTTCATGGCCGATAACCGATCGCTACCTGGTCCATgtctttctaattttttaacaacTTCGCTTATGTCCTTAGATCCTTGCGACGAGGAACTACAACTCTAAACAATAATTTGAACaaatttgtaacgttatattaagATCTGAAAAAGGGAACTGGAGGAATTTTAACGAATAAATACCGAAGTTGAAGATGTTTCCGGTCTTCCCCTAAACCCAAGTCCGGCCCCTCCAACGTTCAAACTCTTCCCTTTCCCACCTTTGAACCTTGACTTGCGGAACCAAGCGCTTTGCATCGCTAAATCCATGAGACTCTTTGGTACTTCCTGATTTGCACCCTCCAAATTTCGAACTAGGTGACCTGCGAATTCTTTGTCTTTTTCTGTTACAAGGGTATACGCTGTTCCTTTTTCACCCGCTCGACCAGTTCTACCTATCCTATGTGTATGAGTATCTATGTCTCGTGCGACGTCGTAATTAACGACGGTTCTGATATGTGGAATGTCCAAACCTCGAGCTACGGGAAAATTCAAAAGGAGTTTCAGGAAATCGTTACAAATAAGATTAATCGTTCCAGCTGATCGAAGGCAAGAAGATAATTACCAGCAACGTCAGTAGCGACCAGTGTAGTAACTTCCTTCTTTTTAAAAGCCGTTATTACTTTGTTTCTTTCGATTTGGTCCATATCACCATGCAACAACATAACGTCAAATTCTTTCAACTTGAGATTGTTCGCAAGTTCCTCCGCATTGAGCTACGGTAATATAATACTATACAGTTGCAGAAATTCACTATATATAATTTGTATCTATTGAGTAacttgcggatatttatgcaatataaataatttcatagTTTCATGGACATAGTTAGAAATATCCATTATAGCTCTTTCTCGCTgtacattttatacattttcacagttctaaattaaatttgaattaaagtttctcacaaatgcataaatatcagcAGTTGTA is a window of Bombus affinis isolate iyBomAffi1 chromosome 12, iyBomAffi1.2, whole genome shotgun sequence DNA encoding:
- the LOC126922674 gene encoding probable serine/threonine-protein kinase MARK-A isoform X2 translates to MQTQENKQNRITYSSGQWAKVYRCRSRATGILYAAKYSSRNRFNADCSAELRHEIALLSLCSQSHRVIRLHDVYETPKEIILVMEYAPGGDLQTLIDGDLVPLEGDVVHFVRQLVEGLAYLHQRNIAHLDIKPQNLVMMGSFPECEVKLCDFEISRVILEGTEVREILGTPDYVAPEILHYEPITLAADMWSVGVTTYVLLTGFSPFGGETDQETFQNISLGEVDFPEELFGDISAQAKDFVAKLLVLDPSARMTAKQCLRHDWLRGAPTQASPHLRRYLSKSREVLLERVVSRENLRRAALLSQASSQANLSSDVQDANHSDQSLQDCLLSQSEMCLSHRLTGSRSSLEGSEDFPSPADSRTSLNSSRTNLSCTSQSCLLNKEQTQGLLSRAQSRSQANLNHGLSRGLLSRIRSLNRIQSQACLLNENSSATSASLQPRMAINPVMNKSREKLYGLRSLSKSQGVLDIYRSLECLRRRRKSYQRAKTEDVVPIFKRLGAEIDTSNVSDTSIETTCDTAEHRSHDDVSSSTETKKHLDGESKESSQKIATESGVVVRVNNRSRKTELQEEVVKDLQASREQAFESEENFDSLKSIESDTLTEDSDETPVNRDNESNLVAGKRPCQRQHSDVSSHSNNSGTSDDKEDRSTESENEEPKYTVAQLVSAFNKHQEVASRSSLEAIMTEKRVNEVTFPTGTKALRLFIPDINISESKIVRRKTSYKPRKNWEELRKKSEKDEGILKNFVDSGNEDENEDNDVASDSKNDRKPDSKTVEDGKDKEQVESSSEQWSSPSSIGINEDYIFEEATVQDNVDTTIDEKYKQCVKGARSITMEQLSDKTQRTIANPRQKERLPNYIYPEVACHIKDDSQDSTRKTTSVSVNGKTNSKVQKSDRTKPLYNTECANVNLKDILQRVDSFQNNPRENLENLRKRTSIAKVILNDNQDKNEGENRSSTRARSEPPLNLSPKEEDHKMKLVVPPSFARSSSLSSESSCPTPSSVHSDANTSWEDVQRGTAGSNASLEKEDPSKIQRRHEIQRTSSEGRNKQCADDKRLWGRVCTGSYSRAMEKFSKNNDANKKPINQLNGSQQNGKIRRKSSPAMPQYINP
- the LOC126922674 gene encoding probable serine/threonine-protein kinase MARK-A isoform X1, yielding MIYQPNHHQSPTMSSARKTSPRPQRRSLQASSAKCANAKAKRGGDRTGNEERCRGRCRVQWSEKHVKEGLVLVQEAQLARVVKTGPITEHYEIDPKPFANGQWAKVYRCRSRATGILYAAKYSSRNRFNADCSAELRHEIALLSLCSQSHRVIRLHDVYETPKEIILVMEYAPGGDLQTLIDGDLVPLEGDVVHFVRQLVEGLAYLHQRNIAHLDIKPQNLVMMGSFPECEVKLCDFEISRVILEGTEVREILGTPDYVAPEILHYEPITLAADMWSVGVTTYVLLTGFSPFGGETDQETFQNISLGEVDFPEELFGDISAQAKDFVAKLLVLDPSARMTAKQCLRHDWLRGAPTQASPHLRRYLSKSREVLLERVVSRENLRRAALLSQASSQANLSSDVQDANHSDQSLQDCLLSQSEMCLSHRLTGSRSSLEGSEDFPSPADSRTSLNSSRTNLSCTSQSCLLNKEQTQGLLSRAQSRSQANLNHGLSRGLLSRIRSLNRIQSQACLLNENSSATSASLQPRMAINPVMNKSREKLYGLRSLSKSQGVLDIYRSLECLRRRRKSYQRAKTEDVVPIFKRLGAEIDTSNVSDTSIETTCDTAEHRSHDDVSSSTETKKHLDGESKESSQKIATESGVVVRVNNRSRKTELQEEVVKDLQASREQAFESEENFDSLKSIESDTLTEDSDETPVNRDNESNLVAGKRPCQRQHSDVSSHSNNSGTSDDKEDRSTESENEEPKYTVAQLVSAFNKHQEVASRSSLEAIMTEKRVNEVTFPTGTKALRLFIPDINISESKIVRRKTSYKPRKNWEELRKKSEKDEGILKNFVDSGNEDENEDNDVASDSKNDRKPDSKTVEDGKDKEQVESSSEQWSSPSSIGINEDYIFEEATVQDNVDTTIDEKYKQCVKGARSITMEQLSDKTQRTIANPRQKERLPNYIYPEVACHIKDDSQDSTRKTTSVSVNGKTNSKVQKSDRTKPLYNTECANVNLKDILQRVDSFQNNPRENLENLRKRTSIAKVILNDNQDKNEGENRSSTRARSEPPLNLSPKEEDHKMKLVVPPSFARSSSLSSESSCPTPSSVHSDANTSWEDVQRGTAGSNASLEKEDPSKIQRRHEIQRTSSEGRNKQCADDKRLWGRVCTGSYSRAMEKFSKNNDANKKPINQLNGSQQNGKIRRKSSPAMPQYINP